ACTACCTGTCGGATTATTAGGATTGCAAATCAAGACCACATCACCAGCTTGCAAATCACTAGCAGCCTCTAGGAGTTCTTCAAGCTCCCAGCTGTAATCTGGAGCAGACAAGACACACTCTGTTCGAGTTGCTCCCACCTGCACAAAAGCTTTTTCGTATTCCATAAAGGTGGGACTGAGGGTTAGGACTTGTTTGGGCTGAAAATAGCGAGCCAATTCGTAAAAGAGCTCCACCGCACCATTAGACAAGGCAATCTGCTCCAAGTCACAATTATGGTGATGAGCCAAAGCAGAGCGAGCCTTGCGATAATCTATATCCGGATAATGAACCAACTGTTCCATCGCTCCTATTAGAGCCTCTTTCAAAGAATCAGAAAGGCCAAATGGATTGATATTGGCACTGAAATCAATGCAGTCTTCCAACTGATAGCCCATTTTTTCTGCTAGCGTAGCGGCATTGCCTCCATGTTCTACTCTCATATCCACCTCCTTTTATTCCTCTCTATTTTACCATTCTTTTAAAAATTTCACGACACCTAACCTAGTCTTCTTGCAGATAAGCTTCCAGTTCTTCGATGCCTTTATTTTCCAACGCAGAAATTTCAAACACTTGAATAGCCCCTGCCTGTTTTAACTGTTTTCGTGCTCGTTCAATCTGTTCCTCATCTTCTGCCAAATCCATCTTTGTAATGACCCCAATCACTGGTTTTGTAAAGAGAGAAGAAAATCCTTGAGGGAATGTTTGCATAATTGCTTGAGCAGATACCAAAAGGCCAATCACATCAGCTTCTGTTGCCGTCACTGTAAGAGCATTGTAATACTTGCGGTGCTGTAAAAATTCTCCTGGTGTGTCAATAATGGCATCATAAAATTGAATGGCTTGTGTCTTGTAATAACTCAATTCCAACCCTTTCAAACGCTGGGTGAGGGTTGTCTTCCCTACACCAACAGACCCAACAAACATGATTTTCTTCATTTGAATCTCCCCTATTCTTTCATCAGTTGTGCATCTTTTTTGTCTAATTTAATCGTTTCCCTCTGTGGCAATAACATTCCTTTATTTTCGTCCCGACCTTGCAAGAAGTATTTTTCACTTTCTTTGCCATAGGTATCAACAGCTTCCTTAGCCAATAGACCTACGCCCTTACTTGGGTCTCTCAAAAGATTGAAGATGAGACCAACTTGGAGTTTAGGGAAGTCTTTGAGCATTGCATAATCGCCGTTGCTATCGCCACCAATCATAATAGGCTCTGCTCCTTCGTAATTGACAGCAATTAAATCCTTAATGGTGCTGGTCTTTCCTTCTCCTTGAGTTTGGGCATAAGAAGTATCAAATTTTGATTGAATAATTCCTTGCTCGTCTTTGATTAGGCGCATCGCAAAGACATGGTCTTTTGGAATATTGTAGCCGTATTTGCTATTGGTTGCATAAGGAACAATGACATCATAGTAGGAAGCCGAACAGATATACACATCAATTCCATTGTCCATCAAGGCTTTGTAGAGATTTTGCATTTCCTTCACAGAGCGAACGCCACGTTTGAACGTCACACTCACTTGCCCAGCTTCTCCCTTGAGCGTGCTTGGACTTTCCCAAGTTTCATACACTAAATCATCCTTCAAGGCATAATCAATTGATTTTTCAGATAAGGCTTCTACCTCTTCTGAGGTCATACCAGCATAGAGATAGGTCACCCACGGATAACTGATATCCGAACTAAAGGTACCACCGACAGCTTCATACAAGTAGCGTAATTTAGCACTAAAATCTTTGAATTCATCCATTTGCTTGACTTCATCCAAAGACTTCGTTCCATTCATACCACTGTATTCGTTATAAAGAACGGTATAATCCGATAACAAGTCTGTCGCAATCTTATCAATATTCACCGCTTGACCGTCTTTATTGTTAAATTCTTCCTTAAAGTCATCTGCAGGCAAGGTCTCACGGACAGCTTCATTAAATTGTTCAGGAGTCATTTTAAAGGCAAGATTGGAAATCTGATATGTGAATGTTGCTTCCCCAATATCGTTGATGACCGTCGTATTATCCCAGTCAAATACTGCATACGGCCGCTGATGTTCTTTGTAATCCGCACTCATCTTACCATTTTCTTCAATCATCTTGACCAAGCGAGCGTGCAAGGTATCTTCCCAGTTGCCTTTGGCTAAAACCTTGTCGTTCACCATCGTCTCCATTTTCGTATCAGACATCTTGGTTTCTGTCTCCTTTTGAGCTTGACAAGCTCCTAACAATAACACAGCTCCACAGAGCAATACAATCCCTTTTTTCCGCATGGAAAAAACCTCCTTGATAAATAATGGATACTCTTAAAAATCAGAAAAAGACCACATCCGACTAAGGAAAAATAGCATGCATCCCTTTGATTTTGAACAAGTATCAGTAAATAAACTACAAAAAATGGCACAGTCATCCCGTTTGATCGTGAAACTCTCGCTTCTTTGCGAACAAAACAGGCGCCTTTGCCATTTTTTGCTATTAATACTATAAGTATACCCTAGATAGGCGATATAGTCAACTATGAAACGCTTTCAAAAAATCTATTCATTGCATGAAAATCCAGTATTTTCAGGCCTTTTCCCCCTATTTTAAGTGATGAAAAAAATTTTTAACTAGGAAGAACAAACCATCCCCTTCTCCCCTATGAAATAGACAAGGATGCTTAGAAAATCCATCATCGTAGATATTCTTACTTGATGGACAGCCCTTGACGGGATACTAGCAGTAAAACCAACCATTTTTAGGGAAGCTAAAGATGAAAATATACAAAAACAATGACATCCATAACATCATCGATCAGGTATCTGACCTTTACGATACCATCTACTGCGATGAAAGGCAGGAAACCCATTTCTTGAAAAAAGAATGGAGAGAAGCCTAGCTGCCCAGCTCCAGCCAATTATTGTAACAGAAGAATGAGGAGATTGTGTCGTCGGATTTGTCTGTGGCTTTGACTGTAAGGAAAACAATTGGTAGACTAAGCAAATCGATAAGGTCCTGCCCAAACAGATTGCTGTCAACGACAGACTTTGACTACCGTTTGTTAAGTGTAAGAAGTGATAATGCTCCAGCCATTACCTTGTATGAAAAACTTGGTTATCAGGTGCTTCGTTTTGAGGGCGGACATACCTGCTATCACATTCTGTTTAAAGAGCACTCCTTGACCGAATACTCGTCAAGCATCAACATCTGACATCGGTAACTCACCTTACTGAACTCTAGTTCTGCTTGCGGTTTTTAGGACACAAGCTAGGCTAGTTTTATCTATCACCGAGTTTGGGACAAAAAGATTTTCACGTTAGAAATTCTATAATTTCATATAGTATCTTTTACTAAAATAGATACAAAAAGCGAACAAATAGAGAGTTTTAAGATTTTAACTCTTCCTTTGTTCGTTTTTTACTTTTCTAATCAGATTTTGTCCTAAACTCCTAGTCAGATTTTGATTTTTATAGAGTTCGTTTTTTGTGGGAGCAGGTTCTAAGATTGCTCCAGCATTCCTGCCTGTAATTGATACATCTTATGATAGGCTCCAGCTTTTGCCAGTAATTCCTCATGTCTACCACTTTCGATAATCTTGCCCTTATCCAGCACATAGATACAGTTGGCATCTTGAATCGTAGACAAGCGGTGGGCAATCGCAATCGTTGTCCGACCTTTCCGCATTTTCTCCAGCGAATGTTGGACAATCTGCTCTGTTTCCGAGTCAATGTTGGCTGTTGCTTCATCCAAAATCAAAATCTTTGGCTTACTGGCAACCGTCCGAGCAAAGGCTAGCAATTGCCGTTGACCAGTAGAAAAACTACTACCGCGCTCTGCAACAGGAGCTTGGTATTTACCAGGTAATTTTTGAATGAATTGATCCGCATCAACAAATTCTGCCGCAAATTGTACTTCTTCGTCGGAAAGCTCTTGGTGCATTTTGATATTAGACTCAATCGTTCCATGATAGAGGAAGGGATCTTGCAAGACAAGTCCAATCTTCTTGCGCAATTCAGCCTGTGAAAATTGGCGAATGTCCTGACCATCAATCAAGACCTGACCAGACTCAAATTCATAAAAACGCATGAGGACATTGATAATGGAAGATTTTCCAGAACCCGTAGCACCAACAAAGGCAATCGTTTCCCCTTCCTTCACTTGAAAGGAAATACCATCCAAAATCTGTCGCTTACCATCATAAGAAAAGGATACATCACGAAATTCGATAATTCCTTGTTCGATTTTGGCAGCACTATTTTCTTGCTTCGGCTCAAAATTCCTTTCATCAATTAAGTCAAAGACACGCCCTGCCGAAATCATAGAGGTTTGCAAGGTCGAAAAATTCTGTGTCACCTCAATCAAAGGATCAAACAGGCGATTGACATACTGGATAAAGGCATACATGAGCCCAGCTGAAATGCCTGCCTCTAAGCCGTGAAAGCCAAAATAGGCCATCAAGAGCGCATAAGCTAGGAGTTTCAACAGCGACATAGCAGGTCGCAAAAACAAGCTATCCAAGGCCATCGAACGATTGGCATAAACAACATGCTCTTGGTTAATCGCCTCAAACTCAGCCTTCAAGCGTTCTTCCTGACCAAAGGCTTGAACAATCCGAATTCCTTCAATACTTTCCGCCAATTTACTATTGATGTCGCTTAAAAGACTTCTGGTCTTTGTAATAACGGCAACGGATTTTTTCCGATAGAGATTGACCAAAAGAAAAATGAGGGGAAGCAAGAGTGCCACTAAAGCAGTCAGACGAATATCCAGCATTAGCATGGTATAAAGGGTGACGCTAAAAATAAAAATAGCTGAAATAAAACTCGATAAAATCCCAGAAAACATCTCCGAAATGGCTTCTGTATCATTGGTAATCCGTGAGACAATCGAGCCAGCAGGCGTGCGGTCAAAATAAGACATCCCCAAGCGCTCCATATTCGAAAACGCATCCCTGCGAATATCACGGACAATACTATAAGAGACCTTGGCAAAAAAGAGATTGCCAAAATATTGAATCACTGTCTGCAAGACATACATCATGTAATAGCCTACCAAGAGTAATGCCGCAGTTTGATTAACATTGCTTAAATAATGGTCAATAAAATGAGAGGCAATCAGAGGAATACTATTTTTCACAACCGTTGTCAATAACAGTAGGCTCAGAGCCAAGGCTGTTAGCCACTTATAGGGCTTCAGATAGGAGAAGAGGCGTTTTAAAACCATCCATTGATTTGGTTTTTTCATATCAAATCTCCTCCATTTCTAACTGCTGAGAAGCATAGGTCTGGGCATACCAACCACCTTGATTTAGTAAATCCTCATGGCGACCACGCTCAATAATCTGTCCATTTTGCATTACCAAAATCAAGTCTGCATGGACAACGGCTGACAAACGATGAGCTGAGATAATCGTCGTTTTAGCCTGCCTGGTTTCTTTGAGATTTTCGATAATGGCATGCTCCGTTTTGGCATCAACAGCTGATAACGAATCGTCCAATATCAAAATATCTGGGTCTAAAATCATGGCCCGACTCATGGCAAGTCGCTGTTTTTGACCACCTGATAAAGACACCCCTTTTTCACCAATCAGGGTAGAAAAACCGTCGGGCATGGCGACAATATCCTCATACACTTGGGAGAGTTTGGTTGCCGCTTCAACTTCTGCTAGTGAAAGAGAAGGATTGCCAAAGCGAACATTTTCTAAAATCGTCGTCGCAAATAAGAATTGATCTTGCGGTACATAACCAATTAAACTTCGAAGGTCAGACAAACGATAATCACGCAAATCGTGACCATTTAAGGTAATCTTTCCCTGATTAACATCTTGCTCCCGTAATAACAATTTAATCAAGGTTGACTTCCCAGAACCCGTTTGCCCCACTAAGCCCAAGGTCTGTCCTTTTTCCAAAACAAAGTGAATATCCGATAAGGTTTGGTCAGCTTCGTAGCTGAATTGGTCCACATCATAGACCAGACGACCGTTTGCAATACGCTCAACAGGATGTTCTGGATTTTGAATGTCCGATTCTTGATCTAAGAGTTTTTGAATTCGATCGTAGGAAACATGCCCCCGCTGAGCAATATTAAATAGAAAACCAATCGCCATCAAGGGCCAAACCAGCATATCTAGGTAGGTCACAAAGGTTACCAAATCGCCAATCGTTACCTGCCCTTGGGCAATCATGAAAGCTCCAACCGCAAGCGTTAAGACATAGGAACCTCCGATGAACAAGAGCACTAGAGGATCAAAAAGCACATCATAGCTCATGGTACGCATATTTTTTACGAAGGCCATCTCATTGATTTCTTGAAAAGCAGCGATTTCATCCTCTTGATAGCCAAAAGACTTGGTCACCTTGATACCAGCCACACTTTCTTGCACCTTGTTGTTTAATTCCGAAAAAGCCGCTTGAGACCCCTTGGTTGCTTCATGAGTCTTTCGACCAAGTTTGCTTGTCGCTAAAGCCATAAACGGCAAGGGAAGTACGGCAATCAAGGTCATCTGCCAAGAAATGGTAAAAAACATCGTCACTAGAGTTACCAAAGCTGTAATTGAAGCGTCAACCGCTGACATAACACCGCCTCCAGCCAATCGGGTCAAGGAGTTAATATCATTGGTGGCATGGGCCATTAAATCCCCCGTCCGATGTTTCTGATAAAAGGAAGGGGACATTTTAGTGAAATGATCAAACAAACGGTAACGAATAAGCTGACCCAAGCGGTAGGAAGTCCCTAAAATATACATCCGCCAAACATAGCGCAAACCATACATAGCAAAGGCTGCAAGAATTAGGTAGAAAAGCTGAAGCAGAAGTTCACTTCCCGTTAAATTTTTCCGTGTAATGGCATCGATAACATGCCCCATAATTTTTGGCGGAATCAAATTTAAAACAGCGACCAAGCTCAGGGAAGCAATCCCAATGACATAGCGCCGTTTTTCCTCTTTAAAAAACCACCAGAGATTTTTTATAATAGACATTCTTTTCCTTTCTGTTGCTGTACTGTTTAAGCATACTTTTTCTATTATAACATAAATCGAAAGAGAAGATTCATGTTAAGAGTTGATAAAACAGAACAGAGATGAAATCCCCGTTCCCTCTCTGTTATTTTTTAATATATCGACTTTGAAAATCTCAATCATTCCTCGTCTAATATTGTATACTCTTCATCACTCACAGCTTCATAAAATTCACTTTTTCCTGAGGTAATAGCGATGTGTTCAAACCAGCTATCTTTGGTCGCTCCATGCCAGTGTTTTACCCCTTTTTCTGTCACCAAGACGTCTCCTGCTGTTAACAGGCGAGCTGGTTTTCCCTCTTCTTGATACCAGCCTGTTCCACCTGTTACTAAGAGAATCTGATAGCCATCTACGTGAATATGCCAGTGATTGCGACAGCCTGGCTCAAAGGTCACATTGGCAACAGCCACTTGCCCATCTGAAGCTTGTGCCAGCATCTCCAAATAGGATTGGCCGGTAAATACTGTCTGATAAGCCTCATTTTTTGCACCCATTTTAAAGGGGCTTTCTTGTCTCAATTGTTCTACATTCGCCATCTTTAGTCTCCTTTGTCAAATAAGTCTCTTTCTTTTCCCATCAGTACTTGTTCATAATTGTCAATCTTATAGTCCAATCTGCTGATCGCTGCTAATAGCTCATCTGCCTTTTTCTGCAATTTCTCACGCTCGTCGACTAAAATCGCACGGCGTTCCTCTACATGCTCATCTTCCCCATCTTGACACAAGCTGATATACTCAATCAACCGCTCAACCGAAACCCCTGCACTCCGAAAACAACGAACAAATTCCAGAGCAGCCAAGTCTTGTTCGCTAAAATC
The window above is part of the Streptococcus himalayensis genome. Proteins encoded here:
- a CDS encoding ABC transporter ATP-binding protein, with amino-acid sequence MSIIKNLWWFFKEEKRRYVIGIASLSLVAVLNLIPPKIMGHVIDAITRKNLTGSELLLQLFYLILAAFAMYGLRYVWRMYILGTSYRLGQLIRYRLFDHFTKMSPSFYQKHRTGDLMAHATNDINSLTRLAGGGVMSAVDASITALVTLVTMFFTISWQMTLIAVLPLPFMALATSKLGRKTHEATKGSQAAFSELNNKVQESVAGIKVTKSFGYQEDEIAAFQEINEMAFVKNMRTMSYDVLFDPLVLLFIGGSYVLTLAVGAFMIAQGQVTIGDLVTFVTYLDMLVWPLMAIGFLFNIAQRGHVSYDRIQKLLDQESDIQNPEHPVERIANGRLVYDVDQFSYEADQTLSDIHFVLEKGQTLGLVGQTGSGKSTLIKLLLREQDVNQGKITLNGHDLRDYRLSDLRSLIGYVPQDQFLFATTILENVRFGNPSLSLAEVEAATKLSQVYEDIVAMPDGFSTLIGEKGVSLSGGQKQRLAMSRAMILDPDILILDDSLSAVDAKTEHAIIENLKETRQAKTTIISAHRLSAVVHADLILVMQNGQIIERGRHEDLLNQGGWYAQTYASQQLEMEEI
- a CDS encoding HAD family hydrolase, whose amino-acid sequence is MRKKGIVLLCGAVLLLGACQAQKETETKMSDTKMETMVNDKVLAKGNWEDTLHARLVKMIEENGKMSADYKEHQRPYAVFDWDNTTVINDIGEATFTYQISNLAFKMTPEQFNEAVRETLPADDFKEEFNNKDGQAVNIDKIATDLLSDYTVLYNEYSGMNGTKSLDEVKQMDEFKDFSAKLRYLYEAVGGTFSSDISYPWVTYLYAGMTSEEVEALSEKSIDYALKDDLVYETWESPSTLKGEAGQVSVTFKRGVRSVKEMQNLYKALMDNGIDVYICSASYYDVIVPYATNSKYGYNIPKDHVFAMRLIKDEQGIIQSKFDTSYAQTQGEGKTSTIKDLIAVNYEGAEPIMIGGDSNGDYAMLKDFPKLQVGLIFNLLRDPSKGVGLLAKEAVDTYGKESEKYFLQGRDENKGMLLPQRETIKLDKKDAQLMKE
- a CDS encoding EutP/PduV family microcompartment system protein; protein product: MKKIMFVGSVGVGKTTLTQRLKGLELSYYKTQAIQFYDAIIDTPGEFLQHRKYYNALTVTATEADVIGLLVSAQAIMQTFPQGFSSLFTKPVIGVITKMDLAEDEEQIERARKQLKQAGAIQVFEISALENKGIEELEAYLQED
- a CDS encoding ABC transporter ATP-binding protein: MKKPNQWMVLKRLFSYLKPYKWLTALALSLLLLTTVVKNSIPLIASHFIDHYLSNVNQTAALLLVGYYMMYVLQTVIQYFGNLFFAKVSYSIVRDIRRDAFSNMERLGMSYFDRTPAGSIVSRITNDTEAISEMFSGILSSFISAIFIFSVTLYTMLMLDIRLTALVALLLPLIFLLVNLYRKKSVAVITKTRSLLSDINSKLAESIEGIRIVQAFGQEERLKAEFEAINQEHVVYANRSMALDSLFLRPAMSLLKLLAYALLMAYFGFHGLEAGISAGLMYAFIQYVNRLFDPLIEVTQNFSTLQTSMISAGRVFDLIDERNFEPKQENSAAKIEQGIIEFRDVSFSYDGKRQILDGISFQVKEGETIAFVGATGSGKSSIINVLMRFYEFESGQVLIDGQDIRQFSQAELRKKIGLVLQDPFLYHGTIESNIKMHQELSDEEVQFAAEFVDADQFIQKLPGKYQAPVAERGSSFSTGQRQLLAFARTVASKPKILILDEATANIDSETEQIVQHSLEKMRKGRTTIAIAHRLSTIQDANCIYVLDKGKIIESGRHEELLAKAGAYHKMYQLQAGMLEQS
- the nmlR gene encoding stress response transcriptional regulator NmlR, yielding MNIKKASELSGLSRDTIRYYEKIGLIPPIRRTSAGVRDFSEQDLAALEFVRCFRSAGVSVERLIEYISLCQDGEDEHVEERRAILVDEREKLQKKADELLAAISRLDYKIDNYEQVLMGKERDLFDKGD
- a CDS encoding cupin domain-containing protein, encoding MANVEQLRQESPFKMGAKNEAYQTVFTGQSYLEMLAQASDGQVAVANVTFEPGCRNHWHIHVDGYQILLVTGGTGWYQEEGKPARLLTAGDVLVTEKGVKHWHGATKDSWFEHIAITSGKSEFYEAVSDEEYTILDEE